The Gemmatimonadota bacterium genome has a segment encoding these proteins:
- a CDS encoding flagellar biosynthesis anti-sigma factor FlgM yields the protein MKVNQGNSGPVRPERPREPRPTPVPSHPAPSQPTPERAERRDRVEISSAGRARAARLDPVQPAAADRLAVVRQRILAGAYEADAVVADVARRILDRGDV from the coding sequence ATGAAAGTCAACCAGGGGAACTCCGGTCCGGTCCGCCCCGAGCGACCGCGAGAGCCGCGCCCAACGCCCGTCCCGTCGCACCCGGCTCCGTCGCAGCCCACGCCGGAGCGTGCGGAACGCCGGGACCGAGTCGAGATCTCCAGTGCGGGACGCGCGCGCGCGGCCCGACTCGATCCCGTCCAACCCGCAGCAGCAGATCGTTTGGCGGTGGTCCGCCAGCGCATCCTGGCCGGTGCGTATGAGGCCGATGCGGTGGTGGCCGACGTGGCCCGCCGCATCCTCGACCGCGGCGACGTCTAA